From the genome of Streptomyces spinoverrucosus:
CGTGCCGGTCCTGCTCGCCGACCCCGTCGCCGGGGTCGTCGCCGCCGCCCACGCGGGCCGGCCCGGCATGGTCGCCGGCGTCGTCCCCGCCGCGCTACGCGCGATGATGGAACTGGGTGCCGAACCGGACCGGATCGTGGCCCGCACGGGACCCGCCGTGTGCGGCCGGTGCTACGAGGTGCCGGAGGCGATGCGCGCCGAGGTGGCCGCCGTCGAGCCGGAGGCGTACGCCGAGACGAGTTGGGGCACGCCCGCGGTCGACGTGGCCGCCGGCGTGCACGCCCAGCTCACCCGGCTCGGGGTGCGCGACCGGGCGCAGTCGCCGGTGTGCACGCTGGAGTCGGGCGACCACTTCTCGTACCGCCGAGACCGCACCACCGGTCGGCTCGCGGGCTATGTATGGCTGGACTGATGGGACATGACGGACCGTAAGGACGAACTCGCCGGAAATCTGGCCGAAGTCGAGGAGCGGATCGCCGCCGCGTGCGCGGCCGCCGGGCGGCGGCGCGAGGAGGTGACCCTGATCGTGGTCACCAAGACCTATCCCGCTGCCGATGTGCGGATCCTGTCGGAACTCGGTGTGCGCCATGTCGCCGAGAACCGCGACCAGGACGCGGCTCCCAAGGCCGCGGAATGCTCGGATCTGCCCCTTACGTGGCATTTCGTGGGTCAGTTGCAGACCAACAAGGTGCGGTCCGTGGTCGGTTACGCCGATCTCGTGCAGTCCGTCGATCGTTCCAGGCTTGTCACGGCTCTGTCCAAGGAGGCCGTGCGCGCCGGGCGTGAGGTGGGCTGTCTCCTCCAGGTCGCCCTCGACGCGGGCGAGAGCGCGAGAGGGGAGCGGGGCGGCGTGGCGCCCGGCGGAATCGGGGAGTTGGCGGACCTCGTGGCCGGGGCTCCGGGGCTGCGGCTGGACGGGCTGATGACCGTCGCGCCGCTCACCGGAGAGTACGCGGGACGCGAACTGGCGGCGTTCGAGCGGATGATGGATTTGTCGACTGACCTGCGCAGGGCCCATCCGGCTGCCACCATGGTCTCGGCAGGGATGAGCGCGGACCTCGAACAGGCCGTGGCCGCCGGAGCGACACATGTGCGCGTCGGCACCGCGGTACTCGGAGTCCGCCCCAGGCTCGGGTAACGTCGCCAAGAAGTCGGACCACAGCAGAAAATATGGTCATTTCCGTCGAAGGGCGGGCGTAACGACCTCGTGGATGGCGGGCACTTGGCAGTCGTCAGCCGATCCACCACAGAGCGGAGGACTCAGAGCATGGCCGGCGCGATGCGCAAGATGGCGGTCTACCTCGGCCTCGTGGAGGACGATGGGTACGACGGCCGGGGGTTCGACCCCGACGACGACTTCGAGCCCGAACTCGACCCGGAGCCCGAACGGGACCACCGGCGTCACGAGTCGTCGCACCAGTCCCACGGTGCACATCAGTCCCAAAGAGACGAACCGGTACGAGTGGTGCAGCCTCCGGCGCCCCGCGAGCCGATCGTCCACGCCGCTTCGCTACCCGCGGAATCCGGACGCCCGGCGCGCATCGCGCCCGTGGCATCCATCACACAAGAACGTCAGTCCCTGGAGAAGAACGCACCGGTGATCATGCCCAAGGTCGTGTCGGAACGAGAGCCGTACCGGATCACCACACTTCACCCGCGGACCTACAACGAAGCCCGTACCATCGGGGAACACTTCCGTGAGGGCACCCCGGTGATCATGAACTTGACTGAGATGGACGACACAGATGCCAAGCGACTTGTCGACTTTGCGGCGGGTTTGGTGTTTGGTCTTCACGGCAGTATCGAGCGGGTGACGCAGAAGGTGTTCCTGTTGTCTCCTGCTAACGTCGATGTCACGGCGGAGGACAAGGCCCGCATCGCAGAGGGCGGGTTCTTCAACCAGAGCTGAGACGCACGACCGGAAACAGCAGTACAAGCATCACCGAGCAGTACCCAGAGCACGGATCAGGGGAGAGGGAAGCAAGGGTCATGAGCGTGGTCCTGGATGTCGTCTATATCGCGCTGATGTGCTTCCTCATCGTGCTCATCTTCCGGTTGGTCATGGACTACGTCTTCCAGTTCGCCCGCTCATGGCAACCCGGCAAGGCGATGGTGGTCGTTCTGGAGGCCACCTACACTGTCACTGATCCACCGCTCAAGCTTCTGCGGCGGTTCATTCCGCCGCTGCGTCTCGGGGGCGTGGCGCTCGACCTGTCCTTCTTCGTACTGATGATCATCGTCTACATCCTGATCTCGATCGTGAGCCGGCTGTGAGCGATGTGAACTACGGTCTTGCCGAATGCCGACGACTACGTTGAGGTGAAGAGATGCCGTTGACCCCCGAGGACGTGCGGAACAAGCAGTTCACGACCGTCCGC
Proteins encoded in this window:
- the pgeF gene encoding peptidoglycan editing factor PgeF; this translates as MIGQRESVNGAHFAFTDRWGGVSAVPYEELNLGGAVGDDPEAVRTNRELAAKSLGLEAGRVVWMNQVHGDDVAVVDGPWDSAAPIPSVDAVVTRRRGLALAVLTADCVPVLLADPVAGVVAAAHAGRPGMVAGVVPAALRAMMELGAEPDRIVARTGPAVCGRCYEVPEAMRAEVAAVEPEAYAETSWGTPAVDVAAGVHAQLTRLGVRDRAQSPVCTLESGDHFSYRRDRTTGRLAGYVWLD
- a CDS encoding YggS family pyridoxal phosphate-dependent enzyme yields the protein MTDRKDELAGNLAEVEERIAAACAAAGRRREEVTLIVVTKTYPAADVRILSELGVRHVAENRDQDAAPKAAECSDLPLTWHFVGQLQTNKVRSVVGYADLVQSVDRSRLVTALSKEAVRAGREVGCLLQVALDAGESARGERGGVAPGGIGELADLVAGAPGLRLDGLMTVAPLTGEYAGRELAAFERMMDLSTDLRRAHPAATMVSAGMSADLEQAVAAGATHVRVGTAVLGVRPRLG
- a CDS encoding cell division protein SepF, with the protein product MAGAMRKMAVYLGLVEDDGYDGRGFDPDDDFEPELDPEPERDHRRHESSHQSHGAHQSQRDEPVRVVQPPAPREPIVHAASLPAESGRPARIAPVASITQERQSLEKNAPVIMPKVVSEREPYRITTLHPRTYNEARTIGEHFREGTPVIMNLTEMDDTDAKRLVDFAAGLVFGLHGSIERVTQKVFLLSPANVDVTAEDKARIAEGGFFNQS
- a CDS encoding YggT family protein — encoded protein: MSVVLDVVYIALMCFLIVLIFRLVMDYVFQFARSWQPGKAMVVVLEATYTVTDPPLKLLRRFIPPLRLGGVALDLSFFVLMIIVYILISIVSRL